The nucleotide window TCGCAGGTGGGCTCTGAATCGGGCTGGCGCTCTGCCGAAACCAACGTGGCAAAAAGTGAAGCGCAGAAGCGCGGCATCACGCTGAAAATTGCCGACGGCCAGCAAAAGCAGGAAAACCAGATCAAAGCGGTACGTTCGTTTATTGCTCAGGGCGTGGATGCAATTTTCATCGCGCCCGTGGTGCAGACAGGCTGGGAACCGGTGCTTGAAGAAGCCAAAGACGCGAAGATCCCGGTGTTTTTACTGGACCGCGCCATCGTGGTGAAAGACAAGTCGCTGTATATGTCGGTGGTCACGGCGGATAACGTGCTGGAAGGCAAGCTGATTGGTGACTGGCTGGTGAAAACGGTCGGCAACATGCCGTGTAACGTCGTGGAGCTGCAGGGCACCGTCGGCGCAAGCGTCGCCATCGACCGTAAAAAGGGCTTCGCTGAAGCCATCGCCGGACACAACAACATCAAAGTGATCCGCTCCCAGTCCGGTGACTTTACCCGCAGTAAGGGGAAAGAGGTGATGGAGAGCTTTATCAAAGCCGAGAACAACGGCAAAAACATCTGCATGGTTTACGCGCATAACGATGACATGGCGATCGGTGCGATACAGGCGATCAAAGAAGCGGGCCTGAAGCCGGGCAAAGATATTCTCACCGGCTCGATTGACGGCGTACCGGATATCTACAAAGCGATGCTGGCCGGTGAGGCCAACGCCAACGTGGAGCTGACGCCAGACATGGCCGGCCCGGCG belongs to Candidatus Pantoea soli and includes:
- the ytfQ gene encoding galactofuranose ABC transporter, galactofuranose-binding protein YtfQ is translated as MWKRLLLTAMVSSALSVPALAANMTVGFSQVGSESGWRSAETNVAKSEAQKRGITLKIADGQQKQENQIKAVRSFIAQGVDAIFIAPVVQTGWEPVLEEAKDAKIPVFLLDRAIVVKDKSLYMSVVTADNVLEGKLIGDWLVKTVGNMPCNVVELQGTVGASVAIDRKKGFAEAIAGHNNIKVIRSQSGDFTRSKGKEVMESFIKAENNGKNICMVYAHNDDMAIGAIQAIKEAGLKPGKDILTGSIDGVPDIYKAMLAGEANANVELTPDMAGPAFDALEKFKKDGTQPPKIIKTESKLFLPADAQAELDKKKGMGY